The nucleotide sequence GGTGTCCATGACAGATAGACCACGGGTGCGGCCGGGGCCATCGTCATGTGGTAACTTCGGCCGCGCTGATGTGCGCCGTCCTGTCCATTGGCCCACGCAGGAGAAACAGGTCGGACCCACATGTCGGCATCTTGGTCTCGTGTTGATTTTTAAGTTGAGACAGATGACATTTACGAAAACGTTTTTGCTGGCAATTTCTTCAGATTCACATGCCATTTTTTTCTAATTCGCATGGAAGACTTAGAAAAAAAACTACCACAGGTTTCATCTCATGTTGCAACTAAAACTGCGAAGACATGTTCATTGGCCACCCTTTCCAGCGAACGTTCGCCAGATAATAATCCTGTAAATTTAAACAAAGACTGAAAAAAGTCAAGGAAAGAGCAACACGCTGGGCCACCCTGGACTGGAAGGTTCCGGGCTCGACCCCACCATGGCGGAGACGGCGCCGGCGACGCCGCTGGACATCCACGAGATCCCCttcgccgacctcctcctcctcctgctctcgCCGGAAGCGGCAGCAGCGGGCGACGCCGATGGCCGGCGGCGCCGCCTCCTGGCCACCGTCTGGGCCGCGCTCGGCCCGGGCGGCGCCGGCCTGCTGGCCGTCTCCGGtgtcccgcgcgccgccgccctccgccgccggctCCTCCCCCTggcccgccgcctcgccctcatggATAACCCTTCCCGCGCCCGCCTCCTCAAGGTGACGAACCCCTCCCTCTGTAGtctcatctccctcctcctcctgccCCCAAACTGCGATTGCAGTGCGGCGGCCGTGGATTGATAGCGATTTCCATTGCAGAAGCACGGATTGGGCAGCGACGTTCCCCTCAAGAAGCCCGACAGGTCCGTCTCCTCCTTCGCGCAGCTCCTAAGGCATGACCATGATTCAGGCAAGCTCCACTCCCCGGAGTCGACCACTGAAACCACCGGAGGCATGGAGGTAATCGCCGGTGTCGACGGATTTGGGGAGAACAagggtggtgatgatggtgatgatattGAGAACCTTGGTGAGCTTTTCAAGGAGCTGGGTCTGTGCATGATGGAGCTTGGCATCTTGGTTGCCCGGGCCTGCGACATTGTTATCGGTGGCAATCAGCTGGAGCAGAGCATTACCGACTTTGGGAGCGCAAAGGCGAGGCTCATCCATTACCACTCCGAGTTGGATAGCAGGATTATCAAGGAGAGGAGCAGCACAAAGAGGAAAAGCTTGGTAAataatgcagcagcagcagcagcaagaccTGTATCAGATCACATGGATACAGGTCAAATGCCAGGATCAGAAGATGGATCCTGTCTCAAATCAGCAGAAGAAAATAGTTTTATTTCTCTTGTGAACTTATGGCAAGAGTGGCACTACGACTACGGAGTGCTGACAGTCTTAACGGCGCCACTATTCTTGCGCTCTGCTCTCGGACAGGAATGCCCGGTCAGCGAAGAATGCTCTCTTCCTGATGGGCACTCACACCTGCAGCTCTTCGATAAAAGGAGGATATTCTCGGTGAGATGCTCCCAGGAGAGCTTCATTGTTCAGGTTGGGGAGGCAGCAGGCATCCTGTCAAGGGGGAAGCTGAGATCTACGCTTCATGCTGTCAGTAGACCTTTAGGCTTGCCAAACATAAGCCGGGAGACTTTCGTAGTCTTCCTACAGCCGTCTTGGGACAAAACTCTGCCTTTCTCGGGTTACTCTTCTGCCGATGAAGAAGATGGTTCAAGTGATCACATGGAATCAGCCGGGTCTTGTGGTGAACATACATTGATGCAAGAAATTCTGAAGAAAATCCCCCCGCTGTCGTCAAGGCTGAAAGAAGGCATGACGTTTGCAGAGTTTTCTAGGCAGACAACGAAACGGTATTATGGTGGTGGAGGCATCCAACAGAACAGTTAACCAAGAAGAAGCATGGCGATGGAAATGCATCTCATACAAACCGTAATGAAGTACTGAGTTCTACACCCTGTATGTTGAGAATCCACTCTGTAATTA is from Triticum aestivum cultivar Chinese Spring chromosome 1B, IWGSC CS RefSeq v2.1, whole genome shotgun sequence and encodes:
- the LOC123104490 gene encoding uncharacterized protein, with amino-acid sequence MAETAPATPLDIHEIPFADLLLLLLSPEAAAAGDADGRRRRLLATVWAALGPGGAGLLAVSGVPRAAALRRRLLPLARRLALMDNPSRARLLKKHGLGSDVPLKKPDRSVSSFAQLLRHDHDSGKLHSPESTTETTGGMEVIAGVDGFGENKGGDDGDDIENLGELFKELGLCMMELGILVARACDIVIGGNQLEQSITDFGSAKARLIHYHSELDSRIIKERSSTKRKSLVNNAAAAAARPVSDHMDTGQMPGSEDGSCLKSAEENSFISLVNLWQEWHYDYGVLTVLTAPLFLRSALGQECPVSEECSLPDGHSHLQLFDKRRIFSVRCSQESFIVQVGEAAGILSRGKLRSTLHAVSRPLGLPNISRETFVVFLQPSWDKTLPFSGYSSADEEDGSSDHMESAGSCGEHTLMQEILKKIPPLSSRLKEGMTFAEFSRQTTKRYYGGGGIQQNS